The Archaeoglobus neptunius genome has a window encoding:
- the rpsB gene encoding 30S ribosomal protein S2, with amino-acid sequence MMEKEKEYEYLVPPDDYLAAGVHIGTQIKTGDMKKFIFKVRQDGLYVLDIRKLDERIRVAAKFLSRYDPSKILLVAARQYAQKPVQMFSKVVGSDYIVGRFIPGTLTNPMLKDYREPDVVFVNDPAIDKQAVNEATVVGIPVVALCDSNNSSADIDLVIPTNNKGRRALAIVYWLLAREIAKIRGQDFTYTIEDFEAEL; translated from the coding sequence ATGATGGAAAAGGAGAAGGAATACGAATATCTTGTACCACCGGATGATTATCTCGCAGCAGGAGTGCACATTGGAACGCAGATAAAAACCGGCGACATGAAGAAGTTCATCTTCAAGGTAAGGCAGGACGGGCTTTACGTTCTGGATATCAGAAAGCTGGATGAGAGGATCCGGGTTGCAGCAAAATTCCTTTCCAGATATGATCCATCAAAGATTTTGCTTGTTGCAGCAAGGCAGTACGCTCAGAAACCGGTTCAGATGTTCTCGAAGGTTGTGGGCAGCGATTACATTGTCGGCAGGTTCATACCCGGAACCCTCACAAACCCCATGCTCAAGGATTACAGAGAGCCGGACGTTGTTTTCGTTAACGATCCGGCAATAGACAAGCAGGCTGTGAACGAGGCAACGGTCGTGGGCATCCCGGTCGTTGCACTGTGTGATTCAAACAACTCTTCTGCAGACATCGATCTCGTCATACCCACAAACAACAAAGGAAGGAGAGCGCTGGCAATAGTTTACTGGCTTCTCGCAAGAGAGATAGCGAAGATCAGGGGACAGGATTTCACCTATACAATAGAGGACTTCGAAGCTGAACTTTAA
- the eno gene encoding phosphopyruvate hydratase codes for MIIEDVHYRIVFDSRGNETIECEIIAGDVVAKAMAPSGASTGSEEAVVVSPSKFEEIEEDVAKGLIGLSVFDQNSVDEALKEIDGTENFSKIGGNFAIAASLATAKAAAELLGLPLYAYIGGAFANELPYPLGNVIGGGRHAEGSTSIQEFLVIPVGAKSFFEAQRTNAAVHKELKKEFKRRGIFAAKGDEGAWAAQISDEMAFEILNEAVQNARDQTGVEIRIGIDVAATELWDGERYVYPDRKLTAEEQIAYIAELADRYNLLYIEDPLHENDFEGFAELTNQVKCMVCGDDIFVTSPKRIAKGLEIGAANTVLIKPNQNGTISGTAMAVKMSKDGGCSIVVSHRSGETEDESLAHLAVAFNAKLIKTGVVGGERISKLNELIRIEELMDKPRMVRI; via the coding sequence TTGATAATAGAGGATGTTCATTACAGGATTGTTTTCGACAGCAGAGGGAATGAAACCATTGAGTGTGAAATTATCGCAGGAGATGTGGTTGCAAAAGCAATGGCTCCAAGCGGAGCATCCACGGGAAGTGAGGAAGCCGTTGTTGTGAGTCCAAGTAAATTTGAGGAAATTGAGGAAGATGTGGCAAAAGGTCTGATTGGCCTGAGTGTTTTTGACCAGAATAGTGTTGACGAAGCCTTAAAGGAGATTGACGGTACCGAGAACTTTTCAAAAATTGGCGGTAACTTTGCAATCGCAGCAAGTCTCGCAACAGCCAAAGCCGCAGCAGAGCTTCTCGGTTTGCCCCTGTACGCCTATATAGGTGGTGCTTTTGCGAATGAGCTGCCCTACCCCCTTGGAAACGTGATTGGGGGTGGTAGGCATGCTGAGGGTTCGACAAGTATTCAGGAGTTTCTCGTAATTCCGGTAGGAGCCAAGAGCTTCTTTGAAGCACAAAGAACCAACGCTGCTGTGCACAAGGAGTTAAAAAAGGAGTTCAAGAGGAGAGGAATCTTTGCAGCCAAGGGAGATGAAGGTGCCTGGGCGGCACAGATCAGCGATGAGATGGCCTTTGAAATCCTCAACGAGGCTGTACAGAATGCCAGAGACCAGACCGGAGTGGAGATAAGAATTGGTATTGATGTGGCAGCAACCGAGCTGTGGGATGGAGAGAGATACGTTTATCCAGATAGAAAGCTCACTGCGGAGGAGCAGATAGCGTACATTGCAGAACTCGCCGACAGGTACAATCTGCTTTACATCGAGGATCCGCTTCATGAAAACGATTTTGAGGGTTTCGCAGAGTTGACGAATCAGGTAAAATGTATGGTCTGCGGGGACGACATTTTTGTAACCAGTCCAAAGAGGATCGCAAAAGGTCTTGAAATTGGCGCTGCCAACACCGTACTGATAAAGCCAAATCAGAATGGTACCATATCAGGGACTGCAATGGCCGTGAAGATGTCGAAGGATGGCGGTTGCAGCATAGTTGTGAGTCACAGAAGCGGAGAAACTGAGGATGAAAGTCTGGCGCACCTTGCCGTTGCTTTCAACGCAAAGTTAATAAAGACGGGTGTGGTTGGTGGAGAAAGAATCTCAAAACTTAATGAGCTCATCAGAATCGAAGAACTGATGGATAAGCCGAGAATGGTGAGAATATGA
- a CDS encoding DNA-directed RNA polymerase subunit K, whose translation MKVKFPFKYTRFEKARIIGARALQIAMGAPVLIETDKTEPLDIALEEFSRGVIPITVKRRRNEFVWLERYDLF comes from the coding sequence ATTAAGGTAAAGTTTCCGTTCAAGTACACGAGATTTGAGAAAGCAAGAATTATAGGAGCACGAGCACTGCAGATAGCCATGGGAGCTCCTGTTTTAATCGAAACAGACAAAACCGAACCTCTCGATATTGCCCTTGAAGAGTTCAGCAGAGGCGTCATTCCCATAACCGTAAAAAGAAGGAGAAACGAGTTTGTGTGGCTCGAAAGATATGATCTTTTCTGA
- a CDS encoding DNA-directed RNA polymerase subunit N → MDVPRGESASDFPIRCFSCGAIIGHLYEEYRKKLAEGKSAREALDELGIERYCCRRMFITHKSVIKELSRFHGAVG, encoded by the coding sequence ATGGACGTGCCCAGAGGAGAGAGTGCCAGTGATTTTCCAATAAGATGCTTTTCGTGCGGAGCCATCATCGGGCACCTTTACGAGGAGTACAGGAAAAAGCTTGCCGAAGGCAAAAGTGCCAGGGAGGCGCTGGATGAACTTGGAATCGAAAGGTACTGCTGCAGGAGAATGTTCATAACCCACAAGTCTGTGATTAAGGAGTTGTCCCGCTTTCATGGGGCCGTGGGGTAG
- a CDS encoding 30S ribosomal protein S9: MKIVVTSGKRKTATARAVIRPGIGRVRINKVPVEIHQPEMARMKILEPLIIAKELASRVDIDVTTWGGGFMAQAEAARTAIARALTEFSGDEELRKAYLEYDRSLLVNDVRRKLPKIQGGRGARARRQTSYR, encoded by the coding sequence ATGAAGATTGTTGTAACGAGTGGTAAAAGAAAGACCGCAACTGCCAGAGCGGTTATAAGGCCCGGGATCGGCAGAGTGAGGATAAACAAGGTTCCCGTTGAGATCCATCAGCCAGAAATGGCAAGAATGAAGATACTCGAACCACTCATCATTGCGAAAGAACTGGCCAGCAGGGTTGACATTGACGTCACCACCTGGGGAGGCGGGTTCATGGCCCAGGCTGAAGCTGCGAGAACTGCAATTGCAAGAGCCCTAACAGAGTTTAGCGGAGATGAGGAACTCAGGAAAGCGTATCTCGAGTACGACAGAAGTCTTCTCGTCAACGACGTCAGAAGAAAACTTCCAAAGATCCAGGGTGGCAGGGGAGCTAGAGCGAGAAGACAGACATCGTACAGGTGA
- the rplM gene encoding 50S ribosomal protein L13: MAVNVSRVIKTLGEDFTIIDASGHILGRLSSRIAKRLLKGERIVVVNAEKVVITGDKHMVFERYKEKYDRGSKEKGPYFPRHPEKIFKRTVRGMLPWKTSRGRDAYRRLRVFMGVPEELKGMNFETIDDAMLEKVSKTDKYVTLAEVSRYLGFRGV, from the coding sequence ATGGCGGTAAACGTTAGCAGAGTGATAAAAACGTTGGGCGAAGATTTTACGATCATCGACGCTTCGGGACACATTTTGGGAAGGCTTTCAAGCAGGATTGCAAAGAGACTGTTGAAGGGTGAGAGAATCGTTGTGGTAAATGCAGAAAAGGTGGTCATTACAGGAGACAAGCATATGGTGTTCGAGAGGTACAAAGAGAAGTACGACAGGGGAAGCAAGGAAAAAGGCCCCTACTTTCCGAGGCATCCAGAAAAAATATTCAAGAGAACAGTAAGAGGAATGCTTCCCTGGAAGACGTCGAGGGGCAGAGATGCATATAGAAGACTTCGTGTATTTATGGGTGTCCCTGAGGAGCTTAAAGGTATGAACTTTGAAACAATCGATGATGCCATGCTTGAGAAAGTTTCAAAAACAGATAAGTATGTCACCCTTGCAGAGGTAAGCAGATATCTCGGATTCAGAGGTGTCTGA
- a CDS encoding 50S ribosomal protein L18e codes for MSKIRRLQKRKSNPNLVTLIDVLLSESAKNDAAIWKDVAGRLAKPRRLQAEVNVSKIERYARENEYVIVPGKVLGSGRITKPVKVAALSFSETAKRKIIEAGGRCMGIEELLRENPKGSGVKLMV; via the coding sequence ATGAGCAAAATCAGAAGGTTGCAGAAAAGGAAATCAAATCCAAACCTTGTCACTCTAATTGATGTTCTGCTCAGTGAATCGGCCAAAAATGACGCCGCAATCTGGAAAGACGTAGCAGGGAGACTGGCAAAGCCCAGAAGATTGCAGGCAGAGGTTAACGTGTCGAAGATTGAAAGGTATGCGAGGGAAAATGAGTATGTAATTGTTCCCGGAAAGGTGCTGGGAAGCGGCAGGATCACAAAACCCGTGAAAGTTGCTGCCCTGAGCTTTTCGGAAACAGCAAAGAGGAAGATTATCGAAGCAGGGGGAAGATGCATGGGCATAGAAGAGCTTCTAAGAGAGAATCCGAAAGGCAGTGGAGTGAAATTGATGGTGTGA
- a CDS encoding helix-turn-helix domain-containing protein codes for MEGLKEVVLKLWHPGCWSIEITRNHPGVYLIVTGVFKISDEIRANFKLVAENYDALSSFIKDMYSYGDLAKELTVISRKKLIVYIHGRFTPKSTFYENIFGLDIMPTRIVIHNGHEYWTVLVYEEKLGEALKKLEGVENIDLEVLSIANLGDAKEEFDDIIDQLLSELSMKQKKVLFEAYRSGYFEWPRKVNLKELSEKFGIAKSTCLHHIRSAEQKILKKFLEELWERERYLED; via the coding sequence ATGGAGGGGTTGAAGGAGGTAGTTCTTAAACTCTGGCATCCCGGATGCTGGTCAATAGAGATAACCAGGAACCATCCAGGGGTCTATCTCATTGTTACCGGAGTATTCAAGATTTCGGATGAGATAAGGGCAAACTTTAAACTTGTGGCAGAGAACTATGACGCATTATCGAGTTTTATCAAAGACATGTACAGTTACGGAGATCTGGCAAAGGAGTTGACTGTAATAAGCCGAAAAAAGCTTATCGTATACATTCATGGCAGATTTACCCCGAAATCCACCTTTTATGAGAACATTTTTGGTCTCGACATCATGCCCACAAGGATAGTCATCCACAACGGACACGAATACTGGACCGTTCTAGTCTACGAAGAAAAACTTGGAGAGGCTCTCAAAAAGTTGGAGGGGGTCGAAAACATAGATCTCGAAGTTCTTAGCATTGCCAATTTGGGAGATGCGAAGGAAGAGTTTGACGACATCATCGATCAGCTTTTATCTGAGCTATCCATGAAGCAGAAAAAGGTACTGTTTGAAGCTTACAGATCAGGATACTTCGAGTGGCCCAGAAAAGTAAATCTTAAAGAACTCTCCGAAAAATTCGGAATAGCAAAATCAACATGCCTCCACCATATCCGATCAGCAGAGCAGAAGATCTTGAAAAAGTTCCTTGAGGAGCTCTGGGAGAGGGAAAGGTATCTGGAAGACTGA
- a CDS encoding 3-methyl-2-oxobutanoate dehydrogenase subunit beta, whose translation MKISEIEREEFLLPGNAACHGCPSSMALRTVLKALGGKAILVVPACCTSVYMGPYPNSAIRIPVFNTAFAAAAATASGIRASLEMQGDDTVVVVWAGDGGTYDIGLQALSGAAERNEDIIYICYNNEIYSNTGIQRSSATPYGAWTTTTWKGKKEHRKDVAEILLTHNVPYVSTASIGYLGDLYEKVRKAREIRGFRYIEIHAPCPPGWRFPMNRTVHIARLAVETGMWILFEYSEGRFSFTGASDLIAKGKKKMKDVQEYLSSQGRFSGLTESEIREIKKYINDRWNRLVGIRDHELPSFIRLSAQNALG comes from the coding sequence GTGAAAATCTCGGAAATTGAAAGGGAGGAGTTTCTTCTTCCTGGAAATGCTGCCTGTCACGGCTGTCCATCATCGATGGCCCTGAGGACAGTTCTTAAGGCCCTCGGTGGTAAGGCGATTCTGGTGGTACCAGCGTGCTGCACGTCAGTTTACATGGGGCCGTATCCAAATTCTGCCATAAGGATTCCTGTATTCAACACAGCTTTTGCCGCTGCCGCAGCAACTGCATCCGGAATCAGGGCCTCACTGGAAATGCAGGGTGATGATACAGTGGTGGTTGTGTGGGCGGGAGATGGAGGAACGTACGACATCGGCCTTCAGGCTCTGAGTGGTGCTGCTGAGAGGAATGAGGACATAATCTACATCTGCTACAACAATGAGATCTATTCGAATACGGGCATCCAGAGGAGTTCCGCTACACCATATGGTGCATGGACGACAACCACCTGGAAGGGGAAAAAGGAACACAGAAAGGATGTTGCAGAGATACTGCTAACCCACAACGTTCCTTACGTCTCAACTGCCTCGATCGGGTACCTCGGAGACCTCTACGAGAAGGTCAGAAAGGCTAGAGAAATCAGAGGATTCAGATACATAGAAATTCACGCTCCGTGCCCCCCGGGTTGGCGTTTTCCGATGAACAGGACTGTCCACATCGCAAGACTGGCAGTTGAGACGGGGATGTGGATTCTTTTCGAGTACTCTGAAGGAAGATTCAGTTTTACAGGTGCAAGCGACCTGATAGCAAAAGGAAAGAAAAAGATGAAAGATGTTCAGGAATATCTTTCCTCGCAGGGCAGGTTCTCCGGACTCACCGAATCGGAAATCAGGGAAATTAAAAAGTACATAAATGACAGATGGAACAGACTTGTCGGGATAAGGGATCATGAACTTCCAAGCTTCATTCGTCTCTCCGCTCAGAATGCGCTTGGTTAA
- a CDS encoding transketolase C-terminal domain-containing protein: MPEVKMLTGNESAAFSAMNSRVRVIAAYPITPSTPVVETLSKLIENGEMRAKLIRVESEHSAMAACIGASAAGSRTFTATSSHGLAYMHEMLHWAANARTPVVMSVANRAIGPGWNIWADLSDSLSQRDTGWIQFYCSSIQEIYDTIAMAYRVAENRKVMLPAMVCYDGFVLSHTTMPVELTGFDGFLDEYDPNWKLDADNPFTHGNILLPIYFAEFRHSIQKAHDRALKVMREVEEEFLELSGRRVPLTIEEYKTEDADIIVVAMGAVASEARVAVDSLRNKNVRVGLLRLKSFRPFPEKDIRRVLDGKRVVVFDRAISPGSGGQLYTEIRAALAFSDAKIVPRIVGIGGVDVTKRTIEKAIFERKIWIKEVIM, from the coding sequence ATGCCGGAGGTTAAAATGCTAACGGGAAACGAGAGCGCAGCTTTCTCTGCAATGAACTCCAGAGTGAGAGTTATAGCAGCCTATCCCATCACCCCATCGACTCCAGTCGTTGAGACGCTTTCGAAGCTGATCGAAAACGGAGAAATGAGGGCCAAATTGATCAGGGTTGAGTCGGAACATTCAGCGATGGCAGCGTGCATTGGAGCAAGTGCAGCAGGATCAAGAACGTTTACCGCAACATCCAGCCATGGACTTGCCTACATGCATGAAATGCTTCACTGGGCTGCAAACGCAAGGACACCCGTTGTGATGAGTGTGGCAAACAGAGCAATAGGTCCGGGTTGGAATATCTGGGCAGACCTTAGCGATTCTCTGAGCCAGAGGGATACCGGATGGATCCAGTTCTACTGCAGCAGCATTCAGGAGATCTACGATACCATCGCAATGGCCTACCGGGTTGCAGAAAACAGAAAGGTTATGCTTCCAGCAATGGTCTGTTACGACGGTTTTGTTCTGTCCCACACCACAATGCCGGTTGAACTCACCGGCTTTGACGGCTTTCTCGATGAGTACGATCCTAACTGGAAGCTTGATGCTGATAATCCCTTTACCCACGGAAATATCCTGCTTCCGATCTACTTTGCGGAATTCAGGCACAGCATACAGAAGGCACATGACAGGGCTTTGAAGGTGATGAGGGAGGTAGAGGAAGAGTTCTTGGAGCTTTCAGGAAGGAGAGTACCCCTAACCATTGAGGAGTACAAAACCGAGGATGCAGATATTATTGTTGTTGCGATGGGAGCGGTTGCCTCCGAAGCCAGAGTTGCAGTTGACAGTCTCAGAAACAAAAATGTAAGGGTTGGCCTCCTGAGGTTGAAATCATTCAGGCCATTTCCCGAAAAAGATATCAGGAGGGTTCTCGATGGTAAGCGGGTAGTTGTCTTTGACAGGGCGATAAGTCCGGGTTCTGGAGGGCAGCTCTACACAGAGATCAGGGCTGCTCTCGCATTTTCTGATGCCAAAATCGTACCGAGGATTGTTGGAATCGGAGGTGTGGACGTAACGAAGAGGACAATCGAAAAAGCGATTTTTGAGAGAAAAATCTGGATTAAGGAGGTGATAATGTGA
- a CDS encoding 2-oxoacid:acceptor oxidoreductase family protein, with protein MKLEIRFHGRGGQGAVTASKLLAGVAHLTGLKSQSMPFFGAERRGAPVVAFTRISNENIYETSQVYHPNIVVVLDPLIMRSIDVFSGVKEGGVIVINTTRKPDEFEFEQKFLHIITTDATGIAIEHNLLLAGTPVVSTTVLGAVMRAFEALKVNIGFKVLEKTIRKKFGIENVLAARKAYENAIHAVVKGRKKYSPVKMEKIKVELPISMPSPGVAGRTGFWRDFRPEIEYEKCNMCLNCWFHCPEGAMMVNEKVEIEYEFCKGCLICSAVCPRRAIKSNREVLADAGG; from the coding sequence ATGAAGCTGGAGATCCGGTTTCACGGGAGAGGGGGGCAGGGGGCGGTAACGGCAAGCAAATTACTGGCCGGGGTCGCCCATCTCACTGGTTTAAAAAGCCAGTCAATGCCATTTTTCGGTGCCGAGAGGAGAGGAGCACCGGTTGTTGCGTTCACAAGAATCTCAAATGAAAATATTTACGAAACAAGTCAGGTTTACCACCCAAACATTGTTGTGGTTCTCGACCCTCTGATTATGAGGTCGATTGATGTGTTTTCTGGAGTTAAAGAGGGAGGAGTTATCGTGATAAACACAACCAGAAAACCGGATGAATTCGAATTCGAACAAAAGTTCCTCCATATCATCACAACAGATGCGACGGGAATAGCAATCGAACACAACCTGCTGCTTGCGGGAACACCGGTGGTCAGCACGACGGTTCTCGGGGCGGTTATGAGAGCCTTTGAAGCACTCAAGGTAAACATCGGATTTAAGGTCCTTGAAAAAACCATCAGAAAGAAATTTGGAATTGAAAACGTTCTGGCTGCCAGAAAAGCTTACGAAAATGCCATTCATGCTGTCGTAAAGGGCAGAAAGAAGTATAGTCCGGTAAAAATGGAGAAGATAAAGGTGGAACTGCCAATCTCCATGCCTTCGCCCGGTGTTGCTGGTAGAACAGGCTTCTGGAGAGACTTTAGGCCAGAAATTGAATACGAAAAGTGCAACATGTGCCTGAACTGCTGGTTCCACTGTCCTGAAGGTGCAATGATGGTTAACGAAAAAGTCGAGATCGAATACGAGTTCTGCAAGGGCTGTCTTATCTGTTCTGCCGTATGCCCGAGACGTGCAATCAAAAGTAACCGGGAGGTGCTTGCAGATGCCGGAGGTTAA
- a CDS encoding aldehyde ferredoxin oxidoreductase family protein — protein sequence MRAIEVDLTANEVYERILDSEFFGGKGVAVNLMLDEIKKGIDPLSPDNLLIFATGPLNGINLSGASRATCHFKSPMTGGYGESQCGGYIAYEMKKTGVDFLMIKGKAERPVYILVENGEVKIISAEKLWGKDSYKVEDYLREKHGGEILSIGQAGENLVRFACINHRRGRQFGRGGGGAVMGSKNLKAVVFRGNRRKIDVANPEELREFRKWLNGKVKKTHRSLTVYGTSGMMSLVNELGVLPTRYWQKGRFDGAERMSGEEIKKYFVKSTACYGCSVACGKLARVGNCETEIEYETLFALGALCENENVEDLIRAAELCDRYGMDTISAGNVIAFWMANGRAEFGNSSEVIRLVEKIAFRRDEGNILAEGVKRAGEVLGSEVEAIHIKGLEPAGYDPRGLYGMAIGYATSPRGACHMRSCAYRPNLTGHLNRLSIQGQAEMVKDYEDFYAVIDSMVYCRFLCLPVIGPVYWEELSKLYGIVTGEKKDVDEFKEVGERINDLAREFNIREGVTDYYLPKTFVEAIGKENLDKMIGEYLRLRGWR from the coding sequence ATGCGAGCCATTGAGGTCGATCTTACAGCGAACGAGGTATATGAGAGAATTCTGGATTCTGAATTTTTCGGCGGAAAGGGTGTGGCTGTCAATCTAATGCTGGATGAAATCAAGAAAGGTATCGACCCGCTGTCTCCCGATAACCTGCTTATCTTTGCAACAGGTCCGCTAAACGGCATAAATCTCAGTGGAGCTTCGAGAGCTACCTGTCATTTCAAATCCCCGATGACCGGTGGTTACGGTGAATCTCAGTGTGGTGGGTACATCGCCTATGAAATGAAAAAAACTGGTGTGGATTTTTTGATGATAAAGGGAAAGGCAGAGAGACCGGTCTACATTCTGGTGGAGAATGGTGAAGTGAAGATTATCTCTGCAGAAAAACTGTGGGGAAAGGATTCCTATAAAGTTGAGGATTATCTTCGGGAAAAGCATGGTGGGGAGATTCTGTCCATCGGACAGGCAGGGGAGAATCTGGTCAGGTTTGCGTGCATAAACCATCGAAGGGGTAGGCAGTTTGGTAGGGGTGGAGGAGGAGCCGTGATGGGTTCCAAAAATCTTAAAGCAGTGGTCTTCAGAGGAAACAGGAGAAAAATTGATGTGGCAAATCCGGAGGAGCTGAGAGAATTCAGGAAATGGCTAAACGGGAAGGTTAAGAAGACTCACAGGAGTCTGACAGTATACGGGACATCCGGGATGATGAGCCTCGTCAACGAACTTGGAGTTCTCCCGACAAGATACTGGCAGAAGGGAAGATTTGATGGAGCCGAGCGCATGAGCGGTGAGGAGATAAAGAAATATTTCGTTAAAAGCACCGCTTGTTATGGCTGTTCTGTTGCGTGTGGAAAACTTGCAAGGGTCGGGAATTGCGAGACAGAGATAGAGTATGAAACTCTGTTCGCCCTGGGAGCTCTCTGTGAAAATGAAAATGTTGAAGACCTGATCAGAGCCGCTGAGCTTTGCGACAGGTATGGGATGGACACGATCTCAGCAGGAAATGTAATCGCCTTCTGGATGGCAAACGGCAGGGCTGAGTTCGGAAATTCTTCAGAAGTTATCAGGCTGGTTGAGAAAATAGCCTTCAGGAGGGATGAGGGAAACATTCTTGCAGAAGGTGTAAAAAGGGCCGGTGAAGTTCTTGGGAGTGAGGTGGAGGCCATACATATAAAAGGCCTGGAACCGGCTGGGTACGACCCGAGAGGCTTGTACGGCATGGCCATCGGCTATGCCACATCTCCGAGAGGAGCATGCCATATGAGGAGCTGCGCATATCGCCCAAATCTGACGGGCCATCTGAACAGGCTCAGCATTCAGGGTCAGGCTGAAATGGTAAAGGACTACGAGGATTTCTATGCTGTAATCGATTCAATGGTTTATTGTCGTTTTCTCTGCCTGCCAGTTATAGGCCCAGTTTACTGGGAGGAACTCTCCAAGCTTTATGGAATTGTTACAGGTGAAAAGAAAGATGTTGACGAATTCAAGGAGGTTGGGGAGAGAATCAACGATCTGGCGAGGGAGTTCAATATTAGGGAGGGAGTTACCGATTACTATCTACCAAAGACTTTTGTTGAGGCTATCGGTAAGGAAAATCTTGATAAAATGATTGGAGAGTATTTGAGGCTGAGAGGTTGGAGATGA
- a CDS encoding TIGR00725 family protein yields MLQIGVIGAGRCDEKIYRTAFRVGQLIAERGHVLINGGLGGVMEASARGAKSRNGTVVAVLPGKMDYCNEFSDIRIATDMGHARNVIIVHSSDALISVGGGYGTISEIAIALKEGKKVASLYPPVVIDGMKVFETPEEAVDYCISDS; encoded by the coding sequence ATGCTGCAGATAGGAGTGATCGGTGCGGGTAGGTGTGATGAGAAAATTTACAGAACTGCATTTCGGGTTGGGCAGCTCATAGCTGAAAGAGGGCATGTGCTGATAAATGGGGGACTTGGAGGGGTTATGGAGGCGAGTGCCAGAGGTGCGAAGAGCAGGAACGGAACGGTCGTGGCGGTACTCCCGGGCAAAATGGATTACTGCAACGAATTTTCAGACATCAGGATTGCCACGGATATGGGGCATGCGAGAAACGTTATTATCGTGCACAGCTCCGATGCGTTAATTTCCGTGGGTGGAGGTTATGGGACGATCTCGGAGATTGCAATAGCTCTGAAGGAAGGTAAAAAGGTCGCATCTCTCTATCCACCGGTCGTTATAGATGGAATGAAAGTATTTGAAACTCCGGAGGAGGCGGTAGATTACTGTATCTCAGATTCATAA
- a CDS encoding radical SAM protein translates to MISLSKLVAGEATVSKHITYEGDSNFIPERLKAFTRSYTPIVVWNVTNRCNLRCLHCYASAGTDRVELSTEQCFEIIDDLAKFKVPLILFSGGEPLLREDIFDIAEYAKKRGIKAVLSTNGTMIDRDIAGNLEIFEYVGVSLDGLKETNDRFRGVERAFEMAFKGLLAASEVVLSGVRFTVTRHNYSEVIPLINLSRENEIPRFCLYHLVPSGRADFGDDISNEERRKLIELLIREAEKEGMEIMTVDNPADGIYTYLKLLEIDPEKAEMARDFLRYRGGDSSGIRLACIDHRGDVHPNQFWWDYTLGNVLVSNFEKIWMGGDGLLEKLRNKVRYLRGKCGRCRFKDVCGGFRLRAYRYGDLWGDDPSCYLYESEIQ, encoded by the coding sequence ATGATTAGTCTGAGCAAGCTTGTAGCGGGAGAGGCCACAGTTTCAAAACATATAACATACGAGGGTGATTCAAACTTCATTCCAGAAAGGCTGAAGGCGTTCACACGATCATACACACCCATAGTCGTCTGGAATGTAACAAACAGGTGTAACCTGAGATGCCTGCACTGTTACGCATCTGCCGGTACAGACAGGGTGGAGCTCTCAACTGAGCAGTGTTTTGAGATTATCGATGACCTTGCAAAATTCAAGGTTCCTCTGATCCTGTTCAGTGGTGGAGAGCCATTACTGAGAGAGGACATCTTTGATATCGCAGAGTATGCGAAAAAGAGGGGGATTAAAGCCGTTCTTTCAACAAACGGAACAATGATTGACAGAGATATTGCCGGGAACCTTGAAATCTTTGAATACGTCGGAGTGAGTCTTGACGGTCTCAAGGAGACGAACGACCGGTTCAGAGGGGTGGAGAGAGCTTTTGAAATGGCCTTTAAAGGCCTTTTAGCCGCAAGTGAAGTTGTGCTTTCGGGTGTCAGGTTCACAGTAACGAGGCACAATTACAGCGAGGTCATTCCTCTGATAAATCTTTCAAGAGAGAACGAAATTCCCAGATTCTGTCTCTACCATCTCGTTCCTTCAGGTAGAGCCGATTTCGGGGATGACATCAGCAATGAAGAGAGAAGAAAGCTCATCGAACTGCTGATCAGAGAGGCTGAAAAGGAGGGAATGGAAATAATGACCGTTGACAATCCCGCCGATGGAATATACACCTACCTGAAGCTTTTGGAAATCGATCCGGAGAAGGCAGAAATGGCCAGAGATTTTCTCAGGTACAGGGGTGGGGACAGCAGCGGAATAAGACTCGCCTGCATAGATCACAGGGGAGACGTTCATCCCAATCAGTTCTGGTGGGATTACACACTGGGAAACGTTCTCGTAAGCAACTTTGAAAAGATCTGGATGGGGGGTGATGGGTTACTCGAAAAATTGAGAAACAAGGTCAGATACCTCAGAGGAAAATGCGGGAGATGCAGATTCAAGGATGTTTGCGGGGGTTTCAGATTAAGGGCATACAGATACGGCGATCTCTGGGGAGATGACCCGAGCTGCTATCTTTATGAATCTGAGATACAGTAA